From Diospyros lotus cultivar Yz01 chromosome 4, ASM1463336v1, whole genome shotgun sequence, a single genomic window includes:
- the LOC127798846 gene encoding ARM REPEAT PROTEIN INTERACTING WITH ABF2: MPLDLACSKPNPPFQQRPLLPLPSMEFHRRQGKENSIERKGQKRKLEEDLDDDREIDLPSASAAGASAAALLCEVVAQVETLNDAFSWNEADRAAAKRATHVLAELAKNEEVVSVIVEGGAVPALVKHLQAPPLSDGDRSPKPFEHEVEKGSAFALGLLAVKPEHQQLIVDNGALPHLVDLLKRHKDGSSSRAVNSVIRRAADAITNLAHENSSIKTRVRLEGGIPPLVELLEFIDPKVQRAAAGALRTLAFKNDENKHQIVECNALPTLILMLRSEDAAIHYEAVGVIGNLVHSSPNIKKEVLLAGALQPVIGLLSSCCSESQREAALLLGQFAATDSDCKVHIVQRGAVRPLIEMLQSSDVQLREMSAFALGRLAQDTHNQAGIAHNGGLVPLLKLLDSKNGSLQHNAAFALYGLADNEDNVSDFIKVGGVQKLQDGEFIVQATKDCVAKTLKRLEEKIHGRVLNHLLYMMRVAEKTIQKRVALALAHLCSPEDQRTIFIDNSGLELLLGLLGSTILKQQLDGSIALYKLFNKAMTLSPVDGAPPSPTPQVYLGEQYVNNPTLSDVTFLVEGKRFYAHRICLLASSDAFRAMFDGGYREKDARDIEIPNIRWEVFEMMMRFIYTGSVDVTLDIAQDLLRAGDQYLLEGLKRLCEYTIAQDISLENVSSMYELSEAFHAMSLRHACILFILEQFDKLSARPGYSHLIHRIIPEIRNYFVKALTKPNPHNLRLEGVSRKFLVSN; this comes from the exons ATGCCACTGGATCTGGCGTGTTCAAAACCCAATCCTCCGTTCCAGCAGAGGCCTCTCTTGCCTTTGCCGTCCATGGAGTTCCACAGGCGTCAGGGCAAGGAAAATTCGATCGAAAGGAAGGGGCAAAAGCGGAAGCTGGAGGAAGACTTGGACGACGACCGGGAGATCGATTTACCGTCCGCCTCCGCCGCCGGCGCCTCCGCCGCGGCGCTACTCTGCGAAGTGGTCGCACAGGTCGAAACCCTCAACGACGCCTTCTCCTGGAACGAAGCCGATCGCGCTGCAGCCAAGCGCGCTACTCACGTTCTCGCGGAGCTCGCCAAGAACG AGGAAGTTGTGAGTGTAATAGTTGAAGGAGGCGCCGTTCCGGCTCTGGTGAAGCATCTTCAGGCGCCACCGTTGAGCGACGGTGACCGGAGCCCGAAGCCGTTCGAGCACGAGGTCGAGAAGGGAAGTGCTTTTGCACTAGGGCTTCTCGCAGTAAAG CCAGAGCATCAGCAACTTATTGTTGACAATGGTGCCCTGCCTCACCTTGTGGATTTACTAAAGAGGCACAAGGATGGTTCCAGCTCTCGGGCTGTCAATAGCGTCATCCGAAGAGCAGCTGATGCAATTACTAACCTTGCCCATGAAAATAGCAGTATTAAAACCCGTGTTAG GTTGGAAGGTGGGATTCCACCACTTGTTGAATTGCTTGAATTCATTGATCCAAAGGTACAAAGGGCAGCAGCTGGAGCACTTCGAACTCTGGCATTtaaaaatgatgaaaacaaGCATCAG ATTGTAGAATGCAATGCCCTTCCTACATTGATTCTAATGCTCCGATCTGAGGATGCTGCTATTCATTATGAAGCG GTGGGCGTCATTGGAAATCTAGTGCACTCATCCCCAAACATTAAGAAGGAAGTTCTTCTTGCAGGTGCTTTGCAACCTGTCATTGGATTGCTCAG TTCTTGCTGCTCTGAGAGCCAAAGAGAAGCAGCTTTGTTACTTGGACAATTTGCTGCCACAGATTCAGATTGCAAG GTACATATTGTTCAGAGAGGAGCTGTGCGGCCTTTGATTGAGATGCTTCAATCCTCAGATGTGCAGCTTAGAGAAATGTCAGCATTTGCACTGGGAAGGTTGGCACAG GATACTCACAACCAAGCTGGTATTGCTCATAATGGTGGTTTGGTGCCATTACTCAAGCTTCTTGATTCGAAAAATGGATCTCTGCAACATAATGCTGCATTTGCTCTTTATGGCCTTGCTGATAATGAG GATAATGTGTCTGATTTTATCAAGGTTGGTGGGGTTCAGAAGCTACAGGACGGAGAGTTCATTGTCCAA GCAACCAAAGACTGTGTAGCCAAGACACTTAAAAGATTAGAGGAGAAGATTCATGGGCGG GTCTTGAACCATTTGTTGTATATGATGCGTGTAGCAGAGAAGACTATTCAAAAACGAGTTGCCTTGGCACTTGCCCATCTTTGTTCTCCAGAAGATCAGAGAACAATATTCATTGATAACAGTG GATTAGAGTTGCTTCTTGGCCTTCTTGGTTCTACAATCCTAAAGCAACAACTTGATGGTTCTATTGCCTTGTATAAGTTGTTTAACAAAGCCATGACGCTTTCTCCTGTTGATGGAGCTCCTCCGTCTCCAACACCTCAG GTGTATTTGGGGGAACAGTATGTAAACAATCCTACATTATCTGATGTTACCTTTTTAGTTGAAG gtAAAAGGTTCTATGCCCATCGAATTTGCTTGCTTGCTTCTTCAGATGCATTCCGTGCAATGTTTGATGGTGGTTATAGG GAGAAGGATGCAAGAGACATTGAGATTCCAAATATAAGATGGGAAGTTTTTGAGATGATGATGAG ATTCATATACACTGGATCGGTGGATGTTACATTGGATATTGCCCAAGATCTCCTCAGAGCTGGTGACCAGTATCTGTTGGAGGGACTTAAGCGGCTTTGTGAATATACCATCGCACAG gATATATCATTAGAAAATGTTTCAAGCATGTATGAGCTATCAGAAGCATTCCATGCAATGTCGCTGAGGCATGCTTGCATTTTGTTCATTTTGGAGCAGTTTGACAAATTAAGTGCTAGGCCTGG GTATTCTCATCTGATCCATCGTATAATTCCAGAGATCCGAAATTACTTCGTAAAAGCACTCACTAAGCCTAATCCACATAACCTTCGGCTGGAGGGGGTTTCTCGTAAATTCTTGGTTTCTAACTAA
- the LOC127798848 gene encoding RAN GTPase-activating protein 2 isoform X1 — MKTSGPLSSGSAPTQPEISTLIGKSHGDFDRLFVGGSASGASLTDSLTHSLPPNPSSADCPAIPAEGAVNRTEESDQRKGFHLKIFSAMDVITPNSERRPLSIKLWPPSQNTRLMLVERITNNLSSQSIFTKKYGSLSKEEAAENAKEIEDAAFSSANQHYEKEPDGDGSSAVQLYARECSKHILEVLKRGPSTKENEEAVKLDKVTGPHETFFDISKGQRAFIEAEEAQELLSPLNEPGNLYTKICFSNRSFGLGAAQVAGPILESLKDQLQEVDLSDFIAGRPEAEALDVMHIFSAALEGCILKTLNLSNNALGEKGVRAFEKLLKAQSNLEELYLMNDGISEEAAQAVSELIPSTERLKVLHFHNNMTGDKGAAAISEVVKCSPMLEDFRCSSTRIGSDGGTALADALGTCTHLKKLDLRDNMFGVEAAVVLSKALSKHANLTEVYLSYLNLEDKGAIAIADALKESAPSLEVLDMAGNDIKVEAASSLAACIAAKQFLTKLNLSENELKDEGAIQISKALEEGHGQLKEVDLSTNLIRRAGAQILAQTVVQKPEFKLLNIDGNFISEEGIDELKIIFKSSPNMLGSLDENDPEGEEGDDDGDEGGEKESGDEDESNKLELESKLKNLDVNSEE, encoded by the exons ATGAAGACTTCTGGGCCGCTCTCCAGTGGGTCTGCTCCCACTCAGCCGGAGATCAGCACCCTGATCGGAAAGAGCCATGGCGATTTTGACAGGCTCTTCGTCGGTGGCAGTGCCTCTGGAG CTTCGCTCACTGACTCACTGACTCACTCTCTACCCCCCAACCCATCTTCCGCCGACTGTCCGGCAATCCCAGCTGAAGGTGCAGTTAACCGGACGGAAGAATCGGATCAAAGAAAAGG TTTTCATTTGAAGATTTTTTCTGCAATGGATGTGATAACACCAAATTCAGAACGGCGACCACTTTCCATCAAACTGTGGCCCCCAAGCCAAAATACACGCCTTATGCTTGTGGAACGGATCACTAACAACCTTTCCAGTCAATCCATTTTCACCAAGAAATATGGTAGTCTGAGCAAGGAGGAAGCTGCAGAAAATGCCAAAGAAATTGAAGATGCAGCTTTTTCCTCTGCAAATCAACACTATGAAAAGGAGCCTGATGGTGATGGAAGTTCTGCAGTGCAGCTTTATGCTAGGGAATGCAGTAAGCATATCTTGGAAGTTCTTAAAAGGGGCCCTAGCACCAAGGAGAACGAAGAGGCTGTTAAACTTGACAAAGTTACTGGACCTCACGAAACTTTTTTTGATATATCTAAAGGCCAGCGGGCCTTCATTGAAGCGGAGGAGGCTCAGGAACTTTTAAGTCCGTTGAATGAGCCTGGAAATTTGTACACTAAGATATGTTTCAGCAATAGAAGCTTTGGCTTGGGTGCCGCTCAGGTTGCTGGCCCCATCTTGGAATCTCTTAAGGATCAATTGCAGGAAGTTGACCTATCAGATTTTATTGCAGGAAGGCCAGAGGCAGAAGCTCTTGATGTCATGCATATATTTTCAGCTGCCCTGGAAGGTTGTATTTTGAAGACTCTGAATCTCTCAAACAATGCCTTGGGTGAGAAGGGTGTAAGGGCATTTGAGAAGCTCCTGAAAGCACAAAGTAACTTGGAGGAGCTCTACTTAATGAATGATGGTATCTCAGAGGAAGCTGCACAAGCTGTTTCTGAGTTAATTCCTTCCACAGAGAGGCTTAAGGTTCTCCACTTTCATAATAATATGACAGGAGATAAAGGGGCTGCCGCTATATCTGAGGTTGTGAAGTGCTCTCCTATGTTGGAGGATTTCCGATGCTCCTCTACGAGGATTGGCTCTGATGGAGGAACTGCTTTAGCTGATGCACTTGGGACATGTACTCATTTGAAAAAGCTTGATCTCCGGGACAACATGTTTGGTGTAGAGGCTGCAGTTGTGCTGAGCAAAGCACTCTCCAAGCATGCAAATCTGACTGAGGTTTATCTGAGCTACCTGAATTTGGAAGACAAGGGAGCAATTGCAATAGCAGATGCACTTAAAGAATCGGCTCCGTCACTTGAGGTCTTGGATATGGCTGGAAATGATATAAAAGTTGAAGCTGCATCCAGTTTAGCTGCATGCATAGCAGCAAAGCAGTTCCTCACCAAGCTGAACTTGTCTGAGAATGAATTGAAGGATGAAGGTGCTATTCAAATCAGCAAGGCTTTGGAAGAAGGCCATGGCCAGTTGAAGGAAGTTGACCTGAGCACCAACTTGATAAGGAGGGCTGGGGCTCAGATATTGGCTCAGACTGTGGTGCAGAAGCCCGAGTTTAAGTTACTAAACATTGACGGCAATTTCATCTCTGAAGAAGGCATTGATGAGTTGAAGATTATATTTAAATCTTCTCCGAATATGCTTGGGTCCCTGGATGAGAATGACCCCGAGGGAGAGGAAGGAGACGATGATGGGGATGAAGGCGGTGAGAAGGAATCTGGAGATGAGGATGAAAGTAACAAACTTGAATTGGAATCGAAACTGAAGAATCTTGATGTTAACTCGGAGGAGTAG
- the LOC127798848 gene encoding RAN GTPase-activating protein 2 isoform X2, whose product MDVITPNSERRPLSIKLWPPSQNTRLMLVERITNNLSSQSIFTKKYGSLSKEEAAENAKEIEDAAFSSANQHYEKEPDGDGSSAVQLYARECSKHILEVLKRGPSTKENEEAVKLDKVTGPHETFFDISKGQRAFIEAEEAQELLSPLNEPGNLYTKICFSNRSFGLGAAQVAGPILESLKDQLQEVDLSDFIAGRPEAEALDVMHIFSAALEGCILKTLNLSNNALGEKGVRAFEKLLKAQSNLEELYLMNDGISEEAAQAVSELIPSTERLKVLHFHNNMTGDKGAAAISEVVKCSPMLEDFRCSSTRIGSDGGTALADALGTCTHLKKLDLRDNMFGVEAAVVLSKALSKHANLTEVYLSYLNLEDKGAIAIADALKESAPSLEVLDMAGNDIKVEAASSLAACIAAKQFLTKLNLSENELKDEGAIQISKALEEGHGQLKEVDLSTNLIRRAGAQILAQTVVQKPEFKLLNIDGNFISEEGIDELKIIFKSSPNMLGSLDENDPEGEEGDDDGDEGGEKESGDEDESNKLELESKLKNLDVNSEE is encoded by the coding sequence ATGGATGTGATAACACCAAATTCAGAACGGCGACCACTTTCCATCAAACTGTGGCCCCCAAGCCAAAATACACGCCTTATGCTTGTGGAACGGATCACTAACAACCTTTCCAGTCAATCCATTTTCACCAAGAAATATGGTAGTCTGAGCAAGGAGGAAGCTGCAGAAAATGCCAAAGAAATTGAAGATGCAGCTTTTTCCTCTGCAAATCAACACTATGAAAAGGAGCCTGATGGTGATGGAAGTTCTGCAGTGCAGCTTTATGCTAGGGAATGCAGTAAGCATATCTTGGAAGTTCTTAAAAGGGGCCCTAGCACCAAGGAGAACGAAGAGGCTGTTAAACTTGACAAAGTTACTGGACCTCACGAAACTTTTTTTGATATATCTAAAGGCCAGCGGGCCTTCATTGAAGCGGAGGAGGCTCAGGAACTTTTAAGTCCGTTGAATGAGCCTGGAAATTTGTACACTAAGATATGTTTCAGCAATAGAAGCTTTGGCTTGGGTGCCGCTCAGGTTGCTGGCCCCATCTTGGAATCTCTTAAGGATCAATTGCAGGAAGTTGACCTATCAGATTTTATTGCAGGAAGGCCAGAGGCAGAAGCTCTTGATGTCATGCATATATTTTCAGCTGCCCTGGAAGGTTGTATTTTGAAGACTCTGAATCTCTCAAACAATGCCTTGGGTGAGAAGGGTGTAAGGGCATTTGAGAAGCTCCTGAAAGCACAAAGTAACTTGGAGGAGCTCTACTTAATGAATGATGGTATCTCAGAGGAAGCTGCACAAGCTGTTTCTGAGTTAATTCCTTCCACAGAGAGGCTTAAGGTTCTCCACTTTCATAATAATATGACAGGAGATAAAGGGGCTGCCGCTATATCTGAGGTTGTGAAGTGCTCTCCTATGTTGGAGGATTTCCGATGCTCCTCTACGAGGATTGGCTCTGATGGAGGAACTGCTTTAGCTGATGCACTTGGGACATGTACTCATTTGAAAAAGCTTGATCTCCGGGACAACATGTTTGGTGTAGAGGCTGCAGTTGTGCTGAGCAAAGCACTCTCCAAGCATGCAAATCTGACTGAGGTTTATCTGAGCTACCTGAATTTGGAAGACAAGGGAGCAATTGCAATAGCAGATGCACTTAAAGAATCGGCTCCGTCACTTGAGGTCTTGGATATGGCTGGAAATGATATAAAAGTTGAAGCTGCATCCAGTTTAGCTGCATGCATAGCAGCAAAGCAGTTCCTCACCAAGCTGAACTTGTCTGAGAATGAATTGAAGGATGAAGGTGCTATTCAAATCAGCAAGGCTTTGGAAGAAGGCCATGGCCAGTTGAAGGAAGTTGACCTGAGCACCAACTTGATAAGGAGGGCTGGGGCTCAGATATTGGCTCAGACTGTGGTGCAGAAGCCCGAGTTTAAGTTACTAAACATTGACGGCAATTTCATCTCTGAAGAAGGCATTGATGAGTTGAAGATTATATTTAAATCTTCTCCGAATATGCTTGGGTCCCTGGATGAGAATGACCCCGAGGGAGAGGAAGGAGACGATGATGGGGATGAAGGCGGTGAGAAGGAATCTGGAGATGAGGATGAAAGTAACAAACTTGAATTGGAATCGAAACTGAAGAATCTTGATGTTAACTCGGAGGAGTAG